A window of the Tessaracoccus sp. MC1865 genome harbors these coding sequences:
- a CDS encoding LuxR C-terminal-related transcriptional regulator, whose amino-acid sequence MGRHWIDAAAEILEAPTATTGRARLAAAITDHLGAVQAVRMTVPTHGEVVWGFFGSVPRPPSAVLPSADDIRTHPLHRFHAETGHHGPMLMADALHTGRSLRRKAQEIIERLHLTTHQVSMPLEPVDARYHGWTIVSDTPMSRAAVESLGALQSLIRGLERHLELLGDPDGNPTVNLTSRERVVLAMLARGSTARGIAAKLLISPRTVHKHQENLYRKLGADDRLSAVLRAQECGLLPRATRTPEITTA is encoded by the coding sequence ATGGGACGGCACTGGATCGACGCCGCCGCGGAAATACTCGAGGCGCCAACCGCAACCACTGGTCGCGCCCGCCTCGCCGCTGCCATCACGGATCATCTCGGCGCCGTCCAGGCCGTTCGGATGACGGTACCCACCCACGGCGAGGTGGTGTGGGGATTCTTCGGATCGGTCCCCCGTCCGCCCTCGGCAGTGTTGCCGTCGGCCGACGACATCAGGACGCATCCGCTCCACAGGTTCCATGCCGAGACCGGCCACCATGGCCCCATGCTCATGGCGGACGCCCTCCACACAGGGCGCTCTCTCAGGCGCAAAGCCCAGGAAATCATCGAGCGGTTGCACCTCACCACGCACCAAGTCTCGATGCCCTTGGAGCCGGTGGACGCGAGGTACCACGGATGGACGATCGTCAGTGACACCCCCATGTCCCGCGCGGCCGTAGAATCCCTCGGCGCACTTCAATCGCTCATCCGTGGTCTGGAGAGACACCTCGAACTCCTCGGCGACCCCGACGGGAATCCGACGGTGAACCTGACCTCGCGGGAACGCGTGGTGCTCGCGATGCTGGCCCGGGGCTCCACGGCCCGCGGCATTGCGGCCAAGCTGCTGATCTCGCCCCGCACCGTGCACAAACACCAGGAGAACCTGTACCGGAAGCTCGGTGCCGACGATCGGCTCTCTGCCGTGCTGCGAGCTCAGGAGTGCGGGCTACTCCCCCGGGCAACCCGCACCCCGGAGATCACCACGGCTTAG
- a CDS encoding TadE/TadG family type IV pilus assembly protein, producing the protein MGRHRDERGLSNSVQAALLFPVGLGLFLALLQWAMVSWAEGSAIAAAQQGASVAAVEGNTAGEGRAAALQAASNGSLTGVTADVTRGARLTTATVTGRAVVVVWPRDISRTVVVTTERVTHS; encoded by the coding sequence ATGGGGCGACATAGAGACGAGCGTGGGCTGAGCAACTCGGTGCAGGCCGCCCTGCTATTCCCCGTGGGTCTCGGCCTGTTCCTCGCCCTGCTCCAGTGGGCGATGGTGTCGTGGGCGGAGGGCAGCGCCATCGCCGCAGCGCAGCAGGGCGCCTCCGTCGCAGCTGTGGAGGGCAACACGGCGGGGGAGGGCCGGGCCGCCGCCCTGCAGGCCGCCTCCAACGGCTCCCTGACGGGCGTCACGGCAGACGTCACCCGCGGCGCCCGGCTGACCACGGCCACGGTGACCGGGCGGGCGGTCGTGGTGGTGTGGCCCCGGGACATCAGCCGGACCGTCGTCGTGACGACGGAGCGGGTGACTCATTCATGA
- a CDS encoding PTS glucose transporter subunit IIA: MQILAPCAGHVIAMRDVDDPVFSEQIVGPGVGIEPLAGPAQILAPADGRLLKVDPHAFILMVDDSVGILVHIGINTVQLHGDGFEVLASRGDSVSAGTPIVAWNPDDIDQPGVSTTVVVAVMDHAPDSVTGAAVGADVAVGDPLFTV; this comes from the coding sequence ATGCAGATTCTGGCGCCATGTGCCGGCCATGTGATCGCGATGCGCGACGTAGATGACCCTGTCTTCAGTGAGCAGATCGTCGGTCCCGGCGTGGGGATTGAGCCGCTCGCCGGTCCCGCGCAGATCCTTGCTCCTGCCGACGGACGGCTGCTGAAGGTCGACCCCCATGCGTTCATCCTGATGGTCGACGACAGCGTCGGCATCCTCGTGCACATCGGGATCAACACCGTGCAACTCCACGGCGACGGCTTCGAGGTCCTCGCATCCAGGGGCGACTCCGTCAGCGCGGGCACGCCCATTGTCGCCTGGAACCCGGATGACATCGATCAGCCAGGAGTCTCCACGACGGTGGTCGTCGCCGTCATGGACCACGCACCGGATTCTGTGACGGGCGCGGCGGTCGGGGCCGACGTGGCTGTCGGCGATCCCCTGTTCACCGTCTGA
- a CDS encoding pyrophosphate--fructose-6-phosphate 1-phosphotransferase → MVKKVAILTAGGFAPCLSSAIGGLIERYTEVAPEVDIIAYRHGYQGLLQGDFLVVDDTVRKNAALLHKFGGSPVGNSRVKLTNAKDLVKRGLVEEGANPLQVAADRLVADGVEVLHTIGGDDTNTTAADLAAYLAEHDYGLTVVGLPKTIDNDVIPIRQSLGAWTAAEQGSIFAQNVVAEHNSGSRMLIVHEVMGRHCGWLTAATAQKYREWLNEQEWLPEIGLSKDAWDVHGVYVPEGEINIAKESERLNKIMDEVGNVTIFLSEGAGLDSIVAEMEAAGEEVPRDPFGHVRLNDVNPGAWFADQFAKKLNAEKVLIQKSGYFSRSAAANDADLALIKQCTDLAVDKALAGEPGVIGHDEENGDVLTAIAFDRIKGGKAFDINQDWYKEMLAAIGQEFPAPAQAH, encoded by the coding sequence ATGGTCAAGAAGGTAGCCATCCTCACGGCCGGCGGCTTCGCTCCCTGCCTTTCCTCGGCGATCGGCGGACTCATCGAGCGCTACACCGAGGTCGCGCCGGAGGTTGACATCATTGCCTACCGCCACGGGTACCAGGGCCTGCTCCAGGGCGACTTCCTTGTCGTCGACGACACCGTCCGAAAGAACGCCGCTCTCCTGCACAAGTTCGGCGGCTCCCCCGTCGGCAACTCCCGCGTCAAGCTGACCAACGCCAAGGACCTCGTCAAGCGCGGCCTGGTCGAAGAGGGCGCCAACCCGCTCCAGGTGGCCGCTGACCGCCTCGTCGCCGACGGCGTGGAGGTGCTGCACACCATCGGTGGCGACGACACCAACACCACGGCCGCAGACCTGGCCGCCTACCTGGCCGAGCACGACTACGGCCTGACTGTCGTGGGCCTGCCCAAGACCATCGACAACGACGTCATCCCGATCCGTCAGTCGCTGGGCGCCTGGACCGCGGCCGAGCAGGGCTCGATCTTCGCGCAGAACGTCGTGGCTGAACACAACTCCGGCTCGCGCATGCTGATCGTGCACGAGGTCATGGGCCGCCACTGCGGCTGGCTGACCGCCGCCACAGCGCAGAAGTACCGCGAATGGCTGAACGAGCAGGAATGGCTCCCCGAGATCGGCCTCTCGAAGGACGCGTGGGACGTGCACGGCGTGTACGTGCCGGAAGGCGAGATCAACATCGCCAAGGAGTCTGAGCGCCTGAACAAGATCATGGATGAGGTCGGCAACGTGACCATCTTCCTGTCGGAAGGTGCCGGCCTCGACTCGATCGTCGCCGAGATGGAAGCAGCGGGCGAAGAGGTGCCGCGCGATCCCTTCGGCCACGTCCGCCTCAACGACGTGAACCCCGGCGCCTGGTTCGCCGACCAGTTCGCCAAGAAGCTCAACGCAGAGAAGGTGCTGATCCAGAAGTCCGGCTACTTCAGCCGCTCCGCCGCTGCCAACGACGCCGACCTGGCGCTGATCAAGCAGTGCACGGACCTGGCGGTCGACAAGGCCCTCGCCGGCGAACCCGGTGTCATCGGCCACGACGAGGAGAACGGCGACGTGCTCACCGCCATCGCGTTCGATCGCATCAAGGGAGGCAAGGCCTTCGACATCAACCAAGACTGGTACAAGGAGATGCTGGCGGCCATCGGCCAGGAGTTCCCGGCTCCGGCCCAGGCCCACTGA
- a CDS encoding UDP-N-acetylglucosamine 1-carboxyvinyltransferase encodes MSAATSESIGRMIRDARSSRGWSQQKLADELGTVQSAVHRIENGQQNLSLSMIGRLAEALEMPLIQTVTEGTVNFEIEGGNKLSGEIDVRTSKNAAMAILCASLLNHGRTVLRGIARIEEVDRISEVLTSIGVELTWIGDNDLEIKRPTQLTPETIDSRAARRTRSILMLLGPLMHEFDEFRLPFSGGCDLGARTVHPHMSALGRMGLTVEATEGHYHATIGDSTEEHRSITLIERGDTVTENAIMAAARTPGVTTLRNASGNYMVQDLCFYLQMLGVRIDGIGTTTLTITGVDRIEADVEYDISEDPIEAMSLLTAGIVTRSEITVRRCPIEFLEVEFAVLDEMGQVLQRSAEYRSRNGQTRLVDVTVIPSDLTAPLDKIHPMPFPGLNIDNLPFFAVICATASGQSVIYDWVYDNRAIHLKKLSEFGANIQLMDAHRLLIIGPTRWRGRRIESPPALRPAVCLLLAALAARGTTTLMDVYVINRGYEDLPQRLNKLGASINTFWGEPAQA; translated from the coding sequence ATGAGTGCAGCCACTAGTGAGTCCATCGGCCGGATGATCCGCGACGCCAGATCGTCGCGGGGCTGGTCCCAGCAGAAGCTGGCCGACGAACTGGGCACCGTCCAGAGCGCCGTACACCGCATCGAGAACGGGCAGCAGAACCTCTCGCTGAGCATGATCGGACGCCTCGCGGAAGCCCTGGAGATGCCACTGATCCAGACGGTGACCGAAGGTACGGTCAACTTCGAGATCGAGGGCGGCAACAAGCTGTCCGGCGAGATCGACGTGCGCACCTCCAAGAACGCAGCCATGGCCATCCTCTGCGCCAGCCTCCTCAACCACGGACGCACCGTGCTGCGGGGCATCGCGCGCATCGAGGAGGTGGACAGGATCTCCGAGGTACTGACCTCGATCGGCGTCGAGCTGACCTGGATCGGCGACAACGACCTCGAGATCAAGCGCCCCACCCAGCTCACCCCTGAAACCATCGATTCCCGCGCCGCCCGCCGCACCCGCTCCATCCTCATGCTGCTCGGGCCGCTGATGCACGAGTTCGATGAGTTCCGCCTCCCCTTCTCCGGAGGCTGCGACCTCGGCGCGCGCACCGTGCACCCCCACATGTCGGCGCTCGGCCGGATGGGGCTCACGGTCGAGGCGACGGAAGGTCATTACCACGCCACCATCGGCGACAGCACAGAGGAGCACCGCAGCATCACGCTGATCGAGCGCGGCGACACCGTGACGGAGAACGCCATCATGGCGGCCGCCCGGACCCCGGGCGTCACCACGCTGCGCAACGCCTCCGGCAATTACATGGTGCAGGACCTCTGCTTCTACCTGCAGATGCTCGGCGTGCGCATCGACGGCATCGGCACCACCACGCTGACCATCACGGGCGTGGACCGCATCGAGGCCGACGTCGAGTACGACATCTCCGAAGACCCCATCGAGGCGATGAGCCTGCTCACCGCCGGCATCGTGACCCGCTCCGAGATCACCGTGCGCCGCTGCCCCATCGAGTTCCTCGAGGTGGAGTTCGCCGTTCTGGACGAGATGGGCCAGGTTCTCCAGCGCTCTGCCGAGTACCGCAGCCGCAACGGTCAAACCCGCCTCGTCGACGTCACGGTCATCCCGTCAGACCTGACGGCGCCGCTGGACAAGATCCACCCCATGCCGTTTCCCGGCCTCAACATCGACAACCTGCCGTTCTTCGCGGTCATCTGCGCCACGGCCTCCGGCCAGAGCGTCATCTATGACTGGGTCTACGACAACCGGGCGATCCACCTGAAGAAGCTCTCCGAGTTCGGCGCGAACATCCAGTTGATGGACGCCCACCGCCTGCTGATCATCGGCCCGACGCGGTGGCGCGGCCGTCGGATCGAATCGCCTCCGGCGCTGCGCCCCGCCGTGTGCCTCCTGCTCGCGGCGCTCGCGGCCCGCGGCACCACCACCCTGATGGACGTCTACGTCATCAACCGCGGCTACGAGGACCTTCCCCAACGCCTCAACAAGCTGGGTGCCAGCATCAACACCTTCTGGGGCGAGCCGGCCCAGGCCTGA
- the lpdA gene encoding dihydrolipoyl dehydrogenase, whose protein sequence is MSSEFDVVVLGAGPGGYVAAIRAAQLGLKVGIIEKRYWGGVCLNVGCIPTKSLLRNAELAHIFHHEADVYGIEGEVTFNYGKAFSRSRAVSERMTKGIHFLMKKNKITEIDGWGTFTDANTIEVEKDGGEKQTVTFKNCIIAAGAVTRMLPGTQRSANVVTYEEQILADSLPGSIIVGGSGAIGTEFAYVLSQYGVDVTIVEYLDRMVPTEDAEISTELAKAYKKLGIKVLTSTKVEAIEDTGSGVRVTVSPAKGGDQQVLEADRFLSAIGFAPRTEGYGLEKTGVELTERGAIAIDDFMTTNVPHIYAIGDCTAKMMLAHAAEAQGIVAAEQIAGEHPHPINYEMIPRATYCQPQIASFGYSEQQAKDKGYDVKVAKFPFAANGKAWGLGDATGFVKIVADATYGEILGAHMIGPDVTELLPELTLAQAYDLTAEEIAHNIHAHPTLSEAMKEAAHGIAGQMINF, encoded by the coding sequence ATGAGCTCTGAATTCGACGTCGTTGTCCTCGGCGCTGGACCAGGTGGCTATGTCGCCGCCATCCGCGCCGCCCAGCTCGGCCTGAAGGTCGGCATCATCGAGAAGCGTTACTGGGGCGGGGTCTGCCTCAACGTCGGATGCATCCCGACGAAGTCGCTGCTGCGCAACGCTGAGCTGGCGCACATCTTCCACCATGAGGCCGATGTCTACGGCATCGAGGGCGAGGTCACGTTCAACTACGGCAAGGCCTTCTCGCGCAGCCGCGCGGTGTCGGAGCGGATGACCAAGGGCATCCACTTCCTGATGAAGAAGAACAAGATCACCGAGATCGACGGTTGGGGCACTTTCACGGACGCCAACACAATCGAGGTCGAGAAGGATGGCGGGGAGAAGCAGACCGTCACCTTCAAGAACTGCATCATCGCCGCCGGCGCCGTCACCCGCATGCTGCCCGGCACCCAGCGCTCCGCGAACGTCGTGACCTACGAGGAGCAGATCCTCGCAGACTCGCTGCCCGGCTCGATCATCGTCGGCGGCTCCGGCGCCATCGGCACGGAGTTCGCCTACGTGCTGAGCCAGTACGGCGTCGACGTCACCATCGTCGAATACCTGGATCGCATGGTCCCCACAGAGGACGCGGAGATCTCCACGGAACTGGCCAAGGCCTACAAGAAGCTCGGGATCAAGGTGCTGACCTCCACCAAGGTCGAGGCCATCGAGGACACCGGCTCCGGCGTGCGCGTCACGGTCAGCCCCGCCAAGGGTGGCGACCAGCAGGTGCTGGAGGCAGACCGCTTCCTCTCCGCGATCGGGTTCGCCCCCCGCACAGAGGGCTACGGCCTCGAGAAGACCGGCGTCGAGCTCACCGAGCGCGGCGCCATCGCCATCGACGACTTCATGACCACCAACGTGCCGCACATCTACGCCATCGGGGACTGCACCGCCAAGATGATGCTCGCCCACGCCGCGGAAGCCCAGGGCATCGTCGCCGCCGAGCAGATCGCCGGTGAGCACCCACACCCGATCAACTACGAGATGATCCCGCGCGCCACCTACTGTCAGCCGCAGATCGCCTCCTTCGGCTACTCGGAGCAGCAGGCGAAGGACAAGGGCTATGACGTCAAGGTTGCGAAGTTCCCCTTCGCCGCCAACGGCAAGGCCTGGGGCCTGGGCGACGCCACCGGCTTCGTCAAGATCGTCGCGGACGCCACCTATGGAGAGATCCTCGGCGCCCACATGATCGGCCCCGATGTCACGGAACTCCTCCCCGAGCTCACCCTGGCCCAGGCGTACGACCTCACTGCTGAGGAGATCGCCCACAACATCCACGCGCACCCCACGCTGTCGGAGGCCATGAAGGAAGCGGCCCACGGCATCGCGGGTCAGATGATCAACTTCTGA
- a CDS encoding SDR family oxidoreductase → MTGSPGFRVDGEVAVVTGSSKGIGQAVAVALAEAGARVAVTARQEDSLAETVALIEAAGGVALAVAWDVRDPDRAAQAVAEIEAKLGPLTLAVNNAGIAGPTPALDITPEFWRSVQGTNLDGLFWCCQAEGRAMIANGRGAIVNIASISATIANRDHDQAAYNTAKAGVVHLSKSLAVEWVRKGIRVNVVSPGYTATPMNSPERVGDLLPIWRDSTPMGRLAEPREIALPVLFLLSPAASYITGADLLVDGGYCCW, encoded by the coding sequence ATGACTGGATCGCCGGGATTTCGCGTCGACGGTGAGGTGGCCGTCGTCACCGGGTCGTCGAAGGGGATCGGCCAAGCGGTCGCCGTCGCTCTGGCGGAGGCCGGTGCCCGAGTCGCTGTGACGGCGCGTCAGGAGGACTCCCTTGCGGAGACGGTCGCGTTGATCGAGGCCGCTGGGGGAGTGGCGCTGGCGGTGGCCTGGGATGTCCGTGATCCGGATCGAGCAGCCCAGGCAGTCGCGGAGATCGAGGCGAAACTCGGGCCGCTCACGCTCGCGGTCAACAACGCCGGCATCGCAGGGCCCACACCGGCCTTGGACATCACGCCCGAGTTCTGGCGCTCTGTCCAAGGGACCAACCTGGACGGCCTGTTCTGGTGTTGTCAGGCAGAAGGCCGGGCGATGATCGCCAACGGGCGCGGCGCGATCGTCAACATCGCCTCGATCTCCGCCACCATAGCGAATCGGGACCACGATCAGGCCGCGTACAACACGGCGAAGGCCGGGGTGGTGCACCTGTCGAAGTCGTTGGCCGTCGAGTGGGTGCGCAAGGGGATCAGGGTCAACGTGGTCAGCCCCGGCTACACCGCCACACCGATGAACTCTCCGGAGCGCGTAGGCGACCTCCTGCCAATATGGCGTGACTCCACCCCCATGGGACGACTGGCCGAACCCCGCGAGATCGCCCTGCCCGTCTTGTTCCTGCTCAGCCCTGCCGCAAGCTACATCACTGGTGCAGATCTGTTGGTCGACGGCGGCTACTGCTGCTGGTGA
- a CDS encoding HIT family protein, translated as MTACIFCGIVAGAVPCAKVAEDDTTFAFMDIDPGSEGHLLVIPKRHTADLMEIAGDDLAATTLAAQRIAKVMVSELGADGVNLLNCSGEAAWQTVFHFHLHVIPRYRDKNKDRLQLPFEPGRPADTDAIARQAKVLAASL; from the coding sequence ATGACAGCATGCATCTTTTGCGGGATCGTGGCCGGGGCGGTCCCGTGCGCCAAGGTCGCCGAGGATGACACGACGTTCGCCTTCATGGACATCGATCCCGGTTCGGAGGGCCACCTGTTGGTGATCCCGAAGCGGCACACCGCCGATCTCATGGAGATCGCCGGAGACGATCTGGCGGCCACCACGCTCGCTGCGCAGCGGATCGCCAAAGTCATGGTGTCCGAACTCGGCGCCGACGGCGTCAACCTGCTGAACTGCAGCGGCGAGGCGGCCTGGCAAACCGTCTTTCATTTCCACCTGCACGTGATCCCGCGTTACCGCGACAAGAACAAGGACCGGCTGCAGTTGCCGTTCGAGCCCGGCAGGCCGGCAGACACTGATGCCATTGCACGACAGGCAAAGGTGCTGGCTGCATCGCTCTGA
- a CDS encoding aldo/keto reductase, whose amino-acid sequence MAAQQRRIGQFSVSPIGLGGMPASFEGAPRDRGIAMVHAALDAGITLIDTADIYAPSWDTMGHNEQLIAEALRAYGGDTSKVVVATKAGITRAEGEKWGRNGSADYLRSRLEASLENLGVSRIDLYYLHRPDRSITYAAEVEAFAQFKREGLVGEVGISNANVEEIAIALEVLGDGGLAAVQNEFSPRFNHTSKQELDYCSARDIAFLPFSPLGGTGGPAAKVGENYPVLAETGEAHGVSPQQALLAWMLALDEHLIPIPGSSRPETIADSAAAMNLTLTGDEVARISHELLARG is encoded by the coding sequence ATGGCAGCTCAGCAACGACGCATTGGACAGTTCTCCGTTTCACCCATCGGCCTGGGCGGGATGCCCGCCTCGTTCGAGGGGGCGCCGCGCGACAGGGGGATCGCTATGGTCCACGCGGCCCTGGACGCCGGGATCACCTTGATCGACACGGCCGACATCTACGCACCCTCGTGGGACACGATGGGCCACAACGAGCAACTCATCGCCGAGGCCCTGCGCGCCTACGGCGGCGACACCTCGAAGGTGGTGGTCGCGACGAAGGCCGGGATCACCCGCGCCGAGGGGGAGAAGTGGGGCCGCAACGGCTCCGCCGACTACCTGCGCAGCCGGCTCGAGGCGTCGCTCGAGAACCTCGGCGTCAGCCGGATCGACCTCTACTACCTCCACCGGCCGGACCGCAGCATCACGTACGCCGCCGAGGTGGAGGCCTTCGCCCAGTTCAAGCGCGAGGGCCTGGTGGGGGAGGTGGGCATCTCCAACGCCAATGTCGAGGAGATCGCCATCGCCCTCGAAGTGCTGGGCGACGGTGGGCTCGCCGCCGTCCAGAACGAGTTCTCGCCTCGCTTCAACCACACAAGCAAGCAGGAACTCGACTACTGCTCCGCCCGCGACATCGCCTTCCTGCCGTTCTCGCCCCTGGGTGGCACGGGCGGACCTGCCGCGAAGGTGGGCGAGAACTACCCGGTCCTCGCGGAGACGGGCGAGGCACACGGCGTGAGCCCTCAGCAGGCCCTACTGGCCTGGATGCTGGCGCTCGACGAGCACCTCATCCCCATCCCCGGCTCCTCACGGCCGGAGACCATCGCGGACTCGGCAGCCGCCATGAACCTCACTCTGACAGGCGATGAAGTTGCCAGGATCAGCCATGAACTCCTGGCCCGTGGGTAG
- a CDS encoding DUF937 domain-containing protein — protein MFDYQEILDDLPMDQIAHQVGEPRAEVENAVRNALPALLMGLGANAQDPAGEASLARALQDHDPALLRGGVNLSQVDTAEGAKISHNIFGRNEEAVVNQLGGLGGGSGLIQKLIPILAPIVMSWLAGKFMGRDERQGQPEATPTGRGGGGLGDILGQVLGGGRGEQAPPPSTPQTDPQFRAPAPTNTPGAPTMPFPDEDENPLPQTQQTNQPSGGGLGGGVLGQILGDLLGGGRR, from the coding sequence ATGTTCGACTATCAAGAGATCCTCGACGACCTCCCCATGGATCAGATCGCGCACCAGGTGGGAGAACCGCGCGCCGAGGTGGAGAACGCCGTGCGCAACGCCCTGCCGGCCCTCCTCATGGGCCTCGGTGCGAACGCGCAGGACCCTGCTGGCGAGGCATCCCTGGCCCGGGCGTTGCAGGATCACGACCCCGCGTTGCTGCGCGGTGGTGTCAATCTCTCGCAGGTGGACACCGCTGAGGGCGCCAAGATCAGCCACAACATCTTCGGTCGCAACGAAGAGGCGGTCGTGAATCAGCTCGGCGGGCTGGGCGGCGGCAGCGGCCTCATCCAGAAGCTCATCCCGATCCTCGCCCCCATCGTCATGTCCTGGCTCGCCGGCAAGTTCATGGGCCGTGACGAGCGCCAGGGCCAGCCGGAAGCGACACCCACAGGACGTGGCGGTGGCGGTCTCGGCGACATCCTCGGTCAGGTGTTGGGCGGCGGCCGAGGCGAGCAGGCTCCCCCGCCGTCGACCCCTCAGACCGATCCGCAGTTCCGGGCACCCGCGCCGACGAACACCCCCGGTGCACCCACCATGCCGTTCCCGGACGAGGACGAGAACCCGCTCCCCCAGACGCAGCAGACCAACCAGCCCAGCGGCGGCGGCCTCGGAGGCGGCGTGCTCGGCCAGATTCTGGGAGACCTGCTGGGCGGCGGGCGCCGCTGA
- a CDS encoding L-threonylcarbamoyladenylate synthase, whose protein sequence is MAQYFDVHPDNPQPRTLAQAARILADGGLIVYPTDSCFALGCALGNAEGIERIRRIRNLDDKHHFTLVVDEFAKLGEYVQMDNRVFRAVKAATPGPYTFILQATREVPKMMMHPKKRTVGVRIPDHRTTLDLLATYGAPLLSSTLLLPGHEEAQTDGWAIKELLDHQVEAVIDSGDCGVDPTTVIDMTGDVPEVARVGAGDPAPFEE, encoded by the coding sequence ATGGCTCAGTACTTCGATGTGCATCCTGACAACCCCCAGCCGCGCACCCTCGCGCAGGCTGCCCGGATCCTGGCCGACGGTGGCCTGATCGTCTACCCCACGGACTCCTGTTTCGCGCTCGGATGCGCCCTCGGCAACGCGGAGGGCATCGAACGCATCAGGCGCATCCGCAACCTGGATGACAAGCACCACTTCACGCTCGTCGTCGACGAGTTCGCCAAGCTGGGTGAGTACGTGCAGATGGACAACCGGGTGTTCCGGGCCGTGAAGGCGGCCACGCCCGGGCCGTACACGTTCATCCTGCAGGCCACCCGGGAAGTGCCCAAGATGATGATGCATCCAAAGAAGCGCACCGTCGGCGTCCGCATCCCCGATCATCGCACCACGCTGGATCTGCTGGCCACCTACGGTGCGCCCCTGTTGTCCTCGACCCTCCTGCTGCCCGGCCATGAGGAGGCGCAGACCGACGGGTGGGCCATCAAGGAACTGCTGGACCACCAGGTGGAAGCGGTGATCGACAGCGGTGACTGCGGCGTCGACCCCACCACGGTGATCGACATGACCGGCGATGTGCCGGAGGTCGCCCGGGTGGGCGCCGGAGACCCGGCGCCGTTCGAGGAGTAA
- a CDS encoding TadE/TadG family type IV pilus assembly protein, translating into MIRGERGLAVSVEASVVLPALVLFIGLLLTLARGVLAEQHVGAAAAAGARAASLERSVPAAQREARSAIEQALLQRDVACRHTAVDTDATGVARALGTQAAVTVSITCAVELADISLPFIPGTISVTAERASPVDPLRGK; encoded by the coding sequence ATGATCCGAGGGGAGCGGGGCCTCGCGGTCTCGGTGGAGGCCTCCGTCGTGCTGCCTGCGCTGGTGCTGTTCATCGGCCTCCTGCTGACGTTGGCCCGGGGGGTGCTGGCGGAACAGCACGTCGGTGCCGCAGCGGCGGCCGGAGCGAGGGCCGCATCGTTGGAGCGGAGCGTGCCGGCGGCCCAGCGGGAGGCCCGCTCGGCCATCGAACAGGCTCTGCTGCAGCGCGACGTCGCGTGCCGGCACACGGCCGTGGACACCGACGCGACCGGGGTTGCGCGGGCGCTCGGCACCCAGGCGGCGGTCACGGTGTCGATCACCTGCGCCGTCGAGTTGGCCGACATCTCGCTGCCGTTCATTCCGGGCACGATTTCGGTGACAGCTGAACGTGCTTCCCCGGTCGACCCACTCCGGGGCAAGTAG